Below is a window of Deltaproteobacteria bacterium DNA.
TGACTTTTTAAGAAGTCATAATGTTTGACAACCTCCGTTTCCCGTCCGTTCCGTTCAGGTTATTGCGGCTCGAAATCAAGGCGGGGAGCATCAACCCAAAGCCTCTCTATATCATAATATTCCCGCACAGGTTCCAGGAAAACATGGACGACCACCTCGCCATAATCAAGGAGAATCCACTTCCCCTCCCGCAAGCCCTCGGAACCCAACAGGGAAACTCCTACAGCCTTGAACGCCTCCATGATATTCTCGGCCAGAGCCTGGACATGCCGATCCGATGTTCCGGTAAGAATTACGAAAAAATCCGCGACCGAGGAAATTCCCCTGAGGTCAAGGGCGACAGGATCCAGAGCTTTCCTGTCCAACCCTGACCCGACGGCAAGACGGGCATAATCTGAAGAGTTCAATAGAGCCCCTTTCTTTGGATATAATCGAACACATCGCTATGCACAAGATACCGGATACTGAGGCCATGGGACACCATAAAACGGATACGGCTGGCTGAAATATCCAGGGCGGAAACGGGGATGGCTCGAAGGGTCGTTCCGGCAGAATGGCGATACATATCTCCCTCCGGGGTATACTTCGCGCGAAGGACCTTCGGAAGGGGGCCAAGGAGATCCACCGGAAACCCGGGCCGGGTGAGAAGCACCAGGTGGGCAAGAGATATCACATCCCCGGGCCGGCGCCATTGAGAGAAATCCTTGTACGCATCCGTCCCTAAAGCCATGAATAGTTCCCAGTCGGGCTGTCTGCGCCTGACCTCCCGCAGCGTGTCAACGGTATAGGACGATCCACCCCGTTCAATTTCCAGATCGGATGCCTCCAACCTGGGATTGGCTTTGGTTGCCAAGCGAAGCATCTCCAGCCGGTCCCGGGGCGCGGCCCCCGGAGATTCATCCCTGTGGGGCGGATTGGCTGATGGAACCATAATGACATGGTCAAGCTTCAACCCCTCG
It encodes the following:
- the rsfS gene encoding ribosome silencing factor; the encoded protein is MNSSDYARLAVGSGLDRKALDPVALDLRGISSVADFFVILTGTSDRHVQALAENIMEAFKAVGVSLLGSEGLREGKWILLDYGEVVVHVFLEPVREYYDIERLWVDAPRLDFEPQ
- the nadD gene encoding nicotinate (nicotinamide) nucleotide adenylyltransferase, which encodes MKKVGIFGGTFDPVHLGHLRAAEEFAEGLKLDHVIMVPSANPPHRDESPGAAPRDRLEMLRLATKANPRLEASDLEIERGGSSYTVDTLREVRRRQPDWELFMALGTDAYKDFSQWRRPGDVISLAHLVLLTRPGFPVDLLGPLPKVLRAKYTPEGDMYRHSAGTTLRAIPVSALDISASRIRFMVSHGLSIRYLVHSDVFDYIQRKGLY